The Girardinichthys multiradiatus isolate DD_20200921_A chromosome 9, DD_fGirMul_XY1, whole genome shotgun sequence genome segment CCCTGGAGTATTTAAGAAAAACCTGTGTTTAACAACCAGAAGGTACAATTCACAATGCTAGATATTTCACATATTTATGGTATATGCTTAACAAACCTGACTGCATTCAATGCTGTTTCAGTATCAATTAGTCCCAGTGTGCATATAGAGATTGACACATTACTTTTCTTCATTGCAAGTTCATGGTTGAGGGACCCAAAAAATCCATTCAAGGCACATTTTGTTGCAGTGTATGCGGCCGCAAAGGGACTGCTCATTTTCCCTACAAACCAAAGACAAATATCTGAGTACGGTGCAGAATACTGTGAAAACGGAACCTACCATAGTGCTCTACCTAGTtacttaaaaaaagacaaacatttaagatgtttctaaaaattatctatgattttttttaaaaacatacaaacacaaaaagtcTGTAACGTTCTTAGAGCCCTTGATTGGAAAATATTTCCCATTCAGTGAGAAATACTGTAAATCATACAGCATTTTCTATTTCACTAAAATGGAAATTTAAGATATTTGTTGCTGTTAATTTGTTAGTTTGCTAATTCATGCAAACTAACTATTAAAGGTTACAAGTTTATTTTAAGAAAGAATCAAACTAGTTTTGCTGTTTATTTCCAGGCATGATGTAAAACATgtacaagcaaaacaaaaaaaaaacttctgaaaCTGTTCTTGGATGTGAatgacaattgtttttttttgtcgttGAATGTCTCATTAACATAAGCGGAAAGACCAAATATTAACAGGAAATATGCCCGAGAAAGAAAAAGACTTCAGGAAATTTACCTGAACATCTATGCACTTACTTTGGCTCCACTTAACATCTCTAGTCTAAAAatgcattcatttttatttatttttgatatttgagagtaaataaaaatatatatttaaagatttatttattcccacttttttgttataaaatacatttcaaaaagaCTTTTAAAGTCAGCTATAGTAGAATGTGTTACACATTACCAGCAGAAGGTTATAAAATAGTCTCTTCATGAAATCTCCACCCTCATGTTGTCAGAGGTGTTGTGTACTCCATACTCTATAACCATGGGGCTTCTGATGTTAGAGACATGGACACTTGGTAGAGTTTCTCTTGGCCAGCTAGTCTTGGCAAAGAGGTCAGACTAGACGCCACTTTTTTTAGCAGTACTTGGTACGAGCCCACCTTGTGCTAGAGATCAATAATCAATGTGGTATGTGATATTTTCTGATTTGTGATGCTATTTTCTTTGacaaatattatatttaaatttttatacaAATTggcaaaattaatttaaaaactgctcaaaaatgtttttggtctgAATGTTATTCACTCCATTTGCCATATTACCCACATACTGCCCTAAAACAAAGTGTACATgtatctgaatcaacaagtgtCCAATAACCTTACCTGCGATTGACGACACTACTATAATAGACCCTTTACTTTGCTCCAATGGGGGCAAGGCTCTCCAGGCCATCTGTACGTAGCTAAAGAAATTGACcttcagaaacacaaaatgaGATAAAGAGAAACATCAGGGCATACCCTTGGTTTTAGGTGCTGATAGATCATCAGAGTGCTCTGTTACCTTCATAAGGCTCCTGAAGTGATCCATGTCTCCATTCCACATGGCAAAGCCACTCTTACCAACGTGGTTGAGAACCAGGTAGTCCAAGCCTCCAAGTTTCTCCAGTGCAAAATCGACCACGTTTTCAGAGTCAGTCTCATTAGAAATGTCTCCGGATACATAGAGAGCTTCCTGGGCTCCCAGACTCAGGCACTTCTCAATAACCTGTGAGCGAAaacaagtaaaactgaaaagGAACTGCTGAGACTGGCCTAAACACTAATATACAGTAAGACCAATCTATAATGAAACCATATGATCATTCTCTATGCAACactaaaattaatttattttataaagtatctcatttacatgtgtttttgaaagcattttagtttttaactttagTATTATAGCACAAATATGTTGACCAAAACTGACCTTCTCTAAAATCTTCTTCCTCCTTGCTGTGATAACAATCTTGGCTCCAAAGCGGGCATAATGATATGCCATTTGTTCTCCAATGCCTGAACTTGCCCCTGTGACCAACACCCTGGCACCTCTAAGAGATTCtgaaatgcaaattaatgaTTTAAGAAACACACAACTTTATCACTACCTATGACGCAAGAAGTAAATGCAAGTTACATATATACACTActagtcaaaagttttagatacactttctcacttattaggtctctttattttcatgactatttacattgcagattctcaccaaaggcaacaaaactgtgaatgaacacacatgcaattatatagtaaacaagaagtgaacatttgcatatttttgattcttccaaatagccaccctttgctttgatgaccgctttgctctcttagcattctctccataaGCTTCGtcaggtggtcacctgaaatagtttccaaagagtcttgaaagaacttcccagaggttcattaagagacggccaaaggttaatatttccgtcatcacagcaaagggcggctgctttaaggaatctaaaatataaaacataaagttTTTGGGTTGTTTTCACAATTTTTGGTGTGCTATATAATtgcacatgtgttcattcacagttttgatgcctacagtgagaatctacgtacaatgtaaatagtcataaacataaagaaaaccattaaatgagaaagtgtgtctaaaagtTTTAactggtatatatatatatatatatatatatatatatatatatatatatatatatatatatatatatatatataatatatataatatatatatatatatttgtttttttatatatatatacatagtaAGAAAAAGAAGAGGACATGATGAAATCTTTGTTCCCAAAGGCACAAGATTCCCACAAGATTAAATAAAGTACATCCCACAAAAAGTACTTTTGTGTGAGTTTTTAGTCACACATCTACAGCAGACAACCTTGATAAGATAGCAATAAACATCTTATCTTTGTATGCTATTTGACACCAACTATAATCTGTCGTGGAATCTTTTAAAGTTGACATCAATGTCACAATTTGTGGGTTATAAAGGTTTTTGACCTTGAGCTGTGTTTGTAGCTCACAAATCTGTTATAAACGTAATGCACATTTCTTGCAAATTTATGGAAAATTTACTATAGAAAAAGGCATCACATACAGAAAACAGATGATTACCATTATGCTAGCAAAgtgtttaaaatctttttaatgaGATGTCAAAGAAAGTGCTGGAGAGACTGGAGTTTTCCCCAGCTGTATGAAGCAAAGAGTAACACAGTTCCCTATTTACAATGAATgtcgctctctaaggatgggaaaaacagctgcatcgtatacAGGttataaacaccattatcttttaacaacacacttccacagtctcccccatcttaagatcagtgtgttgtctgttcagcacaatcagccttcatctttatgacctcctcatctgtgactgtttcctttccagttccacctttgatcctttgcctgcagacaaactcatcacatccttactcacacatacatcatgaaaggttataaggatcaaatagtcaagttaaagaaaaggaaaatatataagataaatctatattcaattattccaacacctTGGACCAATTTTGTGTTTTACCTTCACAGATTTActttaacaataaattaaaaattaaggtGTCGCACTTTTAGCTTCAGCCGTATTGAAATAGGATCACAGTTTTTATctgctagatcaggggtctgcaacctgcctCTGAGGCTCACTTCATATATTAAACGATGATATATTgccgtttttcttttttgtttcattcttttgttctgtgTCACCATGATAAAACATTGGTCCCACCCTGGGCCTCCTGGTAAATTTGGTCAAGAACCACCACTGTTTGCAAGCATAATATTTCATACATGTATAAATACCTACAGTAAAGGCTAAATGTTTCTGTGTGAACTGGATCTGTATAATATAAGATTTCcattttttgaatttaattacagacaagtttatttgttttgttttttgatgatattctgaAACGGCTGAGATGCAACTGCATATCATTTAAGGTCTCTGTTCAAAACCATATTTACGTGACATCAGCCAACGTCATGTTGACAACATATGTGCGCATGTGCTACAATTAAGTGAGGAGATTTTTAATTGTATGATTAGGAGCTAAAACTAGAGAAGCATTAATGCATTTTAACTTACCTGGATCAAAACTTGAACGATTCCAGAAGACAGCTAAGATACCAACAAAGATGCTCGCAATCAAGATTTTTATGAACGTTACCATTTTGGAAACCTGCGGCAAGTACTATCAGTCAGACTGTCTGTGTGTTTCAGCGTTTGTGAGCAGCCAAGTATTATTGTCTCCGTTTCTCTATTCCCGTTTTTCCGGATTTTAGGGGGGGCGTTGCATCCAGGTTAGTTTCATTGGACTAGAATTTAGCCCGCCTTCCTTCTCAGGGGAAATTACATTTTGTGAACCATGTGAAAAATTAGCTAATTGATGTctccaaaaataaacaaacaagtaaataaataatctaTGGTAAATTGTTGATCAGTAGATGTTAGGTTAGTGtcatttgtcataaaaaagctGTTAGAAGTTAATAACACTAGTGTTGAGAAAAAGATGTTCCTGAAAGTTCATGTGTGATTCTGTTTGTCTTCTTGACTAGTGTATGATTGGCTGGAAACGGTGGACAGATCAGTCAGCTTGTGTTAACTGGAAATTGTCCAGAAGGACAAACAATGGTGTTCTTCATTTAGAGCCTCGTTAGATGTGGTTTAATGTTTAACAGTTTGTAAACCAGCTCAGATTTTTGAACTAACTCTGGCTTTGTTTGCTGGTGCTGTTTAGTGCTCCAGCATAAAGCTTCTGCAATTTTCAATCTATAttttgttgtctttattttatcttattgAGTTTTTGGGGGTCACGGATGGGGCGTTGAGGGTGGAAAATTAATTTCTCCACAAAGCTGACTTGTTGACATGTATCAGTTGAAATGGTCTCTTTATTCTTGGACATAAGTTTTGGGGaacaacatatacatatatatataaatcaggTTAGACAAGGGGGTAGAGTGTCAATATTGGATGGTTAAATTGAAAGCGACCtcagagaaaaatattttgaacattACCTGTCCTTCAGGCATAAGAATGTTTCCAAAAAATCTTAGTAGCTGGAAGAAAAGGAAATGTTGCAGATTCCTGTAGAGAAAAGTTATAAATGTGGAGATgaaaaactacaaaactgtgCAGGAAGTTCCATTGCACTTTCTTATCAGTGGTGCATCCGAGGTGGGGTGTGGGAGGTGTGCCTGAAcaatttttagttttctgtgtAATCTAAAAACACAGTatttaaaattagctaaaaaaaataaaatgcagcagGATTACATAAATGTGTTGCTCTgctgcatactttaaaataATGCAACAAATTTAAAAACCGAAGACAAATATATATTCAAGAGACAATACGATTTGAGGGAGATTGTTTTCTATTAAATTTGTGTCTTGAACAAAATAACTAAAGAACTAAAGAAGAGAAAATATACTTTGCCTAATTGAAGTTAAAGCTTTTAAGTTTAGGATATCAGAATTCTGCCTCACAATGAAAATGTCTGTAGTTTCACTTGAGGATGGCAAAAGTCTCCAGGAAATTGTGCGGTAAAAGTAGCTTTAACTTATATATTTGTgtgttgttgaaaaaaaaacaaaaaaacacatttactgaAAAAATGGTCACATATTTCTTTTGTAAATTACAGGCCTCAAAAAAGACAGAACTTTGCTGCTGCAGTGACTACACCAGCATCATCCAGTTTCAATtactcacattttattttattgttttacagaccatgaaataaattgtgtaaataaaaatccCAACACAACATTACATAACAGcattacaaacataaaaatgaacagCTGACATTAAAACTCTGGACAGAACATAACTACAGTTTACAAGatacaaggaaaacaaaaaaacaagttcacAGAAGGACTTCCTCGCAGGCTGAAGGAGGTGGATCTTCGGGCACGGCTAAGTGTTGGGAGGTTGCAGGTTCCCACGTGTCCTCCCAGTTTTTACCACTAGAAGAGatcaacaattttaaaaatcagcttGTGGATTTCTTGTGCTGTACTGTTGACAAATTCTTCTTTCTATGATTTATATGATTAACAGTAAAAGGCAacaatagataaaaaaatatatatttttctgagTTTTTTGGCCCCCTTTTTAGAGATGTATTGTTCTCACACAACATTGTTtctcaaaataattatttattatttcatagTTCTATGTATGACAGGAAGACACATGCACTTTGTCACTGCCTACACTAATTTCCTATAATTCCTGCTCTCAAGCCCAAAGTAAGGTCCCGCTGGAAAAAATCCCAATACTACTCCATCTAATAGCGTTCCTACTTAAAATATTTCCTCATTGTTCCTATATTATACTCACCATTACAAAAGTATCCAATGCCAAAGTCACCGcagtcatttttattattacaaaaaagacacaaacactCTCCCTTACTACTTTATTTGTTAAGAAAAGTTTCAGTAATGTGAAAAACCAAAGCATACAAAAACCATCTTCATTTACTGCCTGTGCAATTATCAGACAGTATAtttttctagaattgcgccgctcaaggtggcagcaggttggagtagctctgttacttttgattctgatttattcttttttgggaactattcctcttgtggtggatacagttgattttgttTGGActactgtccactccggtgtcggatgctgtgcagcttggaggattttt includes the following:
- the LOC124873985 gene encoding hydroxysteroid 11-beta-dehydrogenase 1-like protein; its protein translation is MVTFIKILIASIFVGILAVFWNRSSFDPESLRGARVLVTGASSGIGEQMAYHYARFGAKIVITARRKKILEKVIEKCLSLGAQEALYVSGDISNETDSENVVDFALEKLGGLDYLVLNHVGKSGFAMWNGDMDHFRSLMKVNFFSYVQMAWRALPPLEQSKGSIIVVSSIAGKMSSPFAAAYTATKCALNGFFGSLNHELAMKKSNVSISICTLGLIDTETALNAVRGIIMAPAYPATEAALNIIITGQTRQQELYYPWFTYVMNLTKDWFPSLTNYIIRSSLNYNP